The Streptomyces sp. NBC_00286 nucleotide sequence CCCGCCGTACCGCCAACGCGCACAGAGCATCGCGACGCACGGTCAATACGACCAGGTCAACGGTGACGGCAAAGGGCGGGAAGGCTGACGGGTCGTAGGGCATGTCGCGATCATAGTCGTCTGCCTGACGATAAGCACTCCTTTCGCCGGTCACCGGGACGACTGATCCACTCCGCCCCGATACGGACGTCATGGGAGGCCACCGGCTCCGGATCCCACCCGGCCCTACGAGCCCTGGCTTCCAGCCGCACCATGTTGACCACTTCCGCGACCACTGGGAGTACGTACGCGATCCCGACCCACGCCCGGATCGTCACCCGTAGCAGCCGGAACCAACCCCGAGACCAGACCGCCAACAATGCCCCGCACCGCTCCCCCGTCCTCATGTGTCGCTCCTTGTTTCCCGACGTCCGGCTCCTCGCCGGGACCGGGAAGGGGCGCCCTTGCTGTCGCCGCCCCGGCCTCGTCCGTCCGTCGCGGTAGAGCCCTCGGTGGCGGGCCGGGGACGGCGCGTACCGCCCGGCCCGGTGGGACGTCGGCTCGGATGGCTGATAGGGCTGCCTGTGGACCGCGTCCTGCGTCGGCGACGGGACACCGTCCGCGTCGGCGCTGCCGGGGTCTGATCGGACGGACTGTCGGAGCCGGCCCGCGGCACCGAGGCAGCGCCCGCCTCGGATCCCGCCACCGCACCCCCGCGATCGGCGCGCTCCTTCCGAAGGCACCGGCGGATCGACTCGGGATCCAGCCCCTCGTTGCACGCCTGGTGCAGAAGGCGTGCGAAGAGATATTCGGGGTCCGCGCCGAGCGCCATCGCAAGGGCTTCTCGGGCTTCCAGCTCGTCGCCGGTGGACCATGCGACCCATCCAGCGAGGGTGAGCGGAGCCGCGGCGTGCTCCCCGTACGCACCGACACAGCGCCGGGCCAGGGCGCGCCACAGGCGCAATGCCGGACCCGCCTCGTCACCCTCCATCCACTCCGCCGCCCTGTCGCGCGTTCCGCGGTCCTGGAGGCCGAGGATCAGAGTGGCCGCTTCGTCGTGGGCCAGTAGCTCGTCATCGCGGAGATCTGCCGGAAGCGTGCCGGACAAGGGTGGGGCGTCGGCGAACCGCCGCATGAGCCGGTCGGCCAGTTCCAGCGTCTGGTCCGCCACGTCCGCGCGGCTCTCGTCGTCCAGGATCCTGGGAATGAGCGCCACGCTCACGGCATTCAGCGCGGACTCCTGTTCCAGCGCCGCCGCGGTCTCCCAGGGACTGAGCCTTGCCCTCAACTCCTTCAGTGAGCCGCGCACTTGGAGTCCGGCGTACGTCGCTGCGGCAGCCAGGACCGAGGTGCCGGGCAGGCCCAGGGGCGTACCGGCGGAAGGGCAGCACTCTTCGCTGGGGCAGACATAAGACCACCAGCGGTTGTCCGAGATGCACAGTGCCTCGACCACGGGGACGTCAAGAGCACCGCATGCCGTGCGCAGCAACTGTGCCAGCTGGCGCAGGCGCGACATGACCTCCCACCCGGACTCATTGACCCTGGGGTCCTGACAGAGGAAGGCCACCATGCTCTCGACCGGCGCGCCCCTGCGTTCGCTTCCCTTGATGAGGCCCTGCGCCAACTGATCGGCCACGGCCGGCCAGTCGTCCTCGTTGGCAGGAATGCCGAGGCGTGCTCGCCCGCCGAACCGACCCCGCCCGTCCCGGTCATGCAGGGCTACGAGCACGATGCTGTCCTCGGGCCGATACCCGAGCAAGTACGGCAGCGCATCGGCCAGTTCGGCCGGAGTCCGGAGCGTGACCTGGTGCTCGGCGCACGGAATACCGTCCGCCCCGCTCCCCGCACCAGCGGCACCTCCCCCCGCGTGATCTTCCCTGTGGCCGCCGTGCTCGTTCCCTTCCCCACGCTCGTCGTGCCCGCTGATGTCACCGTTGCCGGAAGTCCCGGCGGCTTCGCTGTGATTCGTCATGTGGTGACCATCCCGCGAATTCCGAAATCCCGCTTTGGCCTGTGGATAACCATGATCATGATCGTGTCAGAAGTTATCCACAGTTCGGCGGACGCGTTCGCGCGATGTCAGACCCATCGGGTTGCATGGGGCCATGACCAACGAAGACCTGCGCACAGCGGCCGATACCGTACTCGCCCGCCTCGTCGGCGCCGCGGCGGGCGACGTCCGGCTGCGCGAGGACCAGTGGCGAGCCATCGAAGCACTCGTCGCCGACAAGCGCAGAGCCCTGGTCGTGCAGCGCACCGGCTGGGGCAAGTCCGCGGTGTACTTCGTCGCGACCGCGCTCCTGCGTGAGCGGGGCGCGGGCCCCACGGTCATCGTCTCCCCGCTCCTCGCGCTCATGCGCAACCAGGTCGAGGCGGCGGCGCGCGCCAGGATCCGCGCGCGGACGATCAACTCGTCCAACACGGAGGAGTGGGACTCGATCCAGCACGAGGTGGCCGCGGGTGAGGTCGATGTGCTCCTGGTGAGCCCGGAGCGACTCAACAACCCCGACTTCCGCGACCAGGTACTGCCGAAGCTCGCCGCGGCGACCGGCCTCCTCGTGGTCGACGAGGCGCACTGCATCTCCGACTGGGGCCACGATTTCCGGCCGGACTACCGCAGGCTGCGCACCATGCTCGCCGATCTCCCGCCGGGCGTACCAGTCCTGGCCACCACCGCGACGGCCAACGCGCGCGTGACGGCCGATGTGGCCGAGCAACTCGGCACCGGTGGCAGCACCGACGCGCTCGTCCTGCGCGGCCCGCTGGACCGGGAGAGCCTGAGCCTCGGCGTACTGCGGCTGCCGGACGCCGCTCACCGGATGGCCTGGCTCGCCGAGCACCTGGGCGAGCTGCCCGGCTCCGGAATCATCTACACGCTAACGGTGGCCGCGGCCGAGGAGGTCACCGCGTTCCTGCGACAGTGCGGGCACCCGGTGGCGTCGTACACCGGGAAGACGGAGAACGCGGACCGGCAGCAGGCCGAGGAGGACCTGCTCGCGAATCGGGTGAAGGCCCTGGTCGCCACATCCGCGCTGGGCATGGGCTTCGACAAGCCCGACCTGGGCTTCGTGGTGCACCTGGGGTCGCCGTCTTCTCCGATCGCCTACTACCAGCAGGTGGGACGGGCGGGGCGCGGTGTGGACCATGCCGAGGTGCTGCTTCTGCCGGGCAAGGAGGACGAGGCGATCTGGCAGTACTTCGCCTCGATCGCCTTCCCTCCGGAGGAGCAGGTGCGGCGCACGCTGGATGCCCTCGCGCAGGCGGGCCGGCCGCTCTCGCTGCCCGCGCTCGAACCGCTGGTGGAGCTGCGCCGGTCCCGGCTGGAGACGATGCTCAAGGTCCTGGACGTGGACGGCGCAGTCCATCGGGTCAAGGGTGGCTGGATCTCCACGGGCGCCACATGGACGTACGACGCCGAGCGCTATGCCTGGGTCGCCAAGCAGCGGGCCACCGAGCAGCAGGCGATGCGTGACTACGTGACGACGACCGGCTGCCGGATGGAGTTCCTGCGGCGGCAGTTGGACGATGAGGGGGCGGCCGTGTGTGGCCGCTGTGACAACTGTGCCGGGCCGCGGTTCGCCGACACGGTCTCCCCTGCCGCTCTGGACTCGGCGCGTGGTGAGCTCGGCCGCGCGGGTGTCGAGGTGGAGCCCCGGAAGATGTGGCCGACGGGTCTGCCCTCGATAGGTGTCGACCTGAAGGGACGCATCCCGGCCGGCGAACAGGCCGCGACCGGGCGGGCGTTGGGGCGGCTCTCGGACATCGGCTGGGGCAACCGGCTGCGGCCGATGCTGGCCCCTCAAGCACCGGATGGTCCCGTCCCGGACGATGTCGCGAAGGCCGTCGTCGGAGTACTGGCCGACTGGGCGAAGGGGCCTGGCGGCTGGGCTGCAGGGAGCCCCGACGCACAGCCGCGTCCGGTCGGCGTCGTCACCATGGCCTCGCACAGCCGACCGCGGCTGATCCAGTCGCTCGGGGCGCGGATCGCCGAGATCGGACGCCTTCCACTGCTGGGGTCCCTGGAGTACGCCGCTGGAGTTGAGGCAGCGCCGGCTTCCAGGAGCAACAGCACGCAGCGGCTCAAGGCACTCGACGGGGCGCTGGCCGTGCCGCCCGCCCTGGCCGAGGCCCTCGCGGAAGCTCAAGGGCCTGTACTGCTCGTGGACGATCTGACCGAGACCGGCTGGACGCTCGCGGTGGCCGCACGCATGCTCCGGAGAACCGGTGCGCAGGGGGTGTTGCCGCTGGTGCTCGCCGTGCAAGCGTGATGCAAGTGCCGCTGAGGAGAGCACTGTGCGGGGATATATGAGACGCATCCCCAGATAACAGTCAGTGGCCCTGATTGCTCGTTGCCGCAATCAAGTTCGGCAGGAAGAATTGGGGACGCGCCCCGCATGGCCTGCCCGAAGCCCGGTAGGGCCATGTCGCGGTGCGCTCCCCCGTCCGACCCCGCCCGCAGTGTGGGCGCGTAGCCGAAGGGAGGACCGTGACCTTCGGATTCGCTCCGTCCCCGGCGGCATCGATGCCGACGTCCGCCGCGTCCGCCAACTCATTGGCCCGGATGCTCGAACCCGCCGAGTGGGCCGCTGCGGGGATTCCTCTGCTGCGCAATCCCCGGGAGGTCGTCAACGGGCTGCACTCCCGGCATCGGCCCCGGCCCGCGACCGCCATCGTGGCCGTCCTCGATCCGGAGGAACGGCTGCGGGCGAGCGCCTCGTTCACCCGGCGTTCGGCTCCGGCGGACGGCTGGATGTTCCGCAACGCGCTGCTCGCGCAACTGCGCCGGGTCATCCCGCACGATCTGCGGCGCCGCACCCCGGTGCATACGGCAGTGCTGCTCTACTGCCGTGAGGGCGACGCGCGTTGGACGGAGGAGGACGGGGCGTGGATGTGGGGGCTGCGAGACGCGTGCACGCTGCACGGACTGCGCTGCGGGGCGTACATCACGCTGACGGGTGAGGGCTGGCAGGTCCTGGGCGAGGGGCGCGGCGGCCGTCACCCCAACGCGGACTCGGCGCCGGAGTCCTTCGAGTCCTTCGCCATGGCGGAGACAACCCAGCCGCGCACCGGGGGCGCCGCCTCGGACGTACTGCGCCGCGCGGCGGCTCGCTGACCCGACGAACGAAGCCCGTCCGATCTCCGCCAGGGGTCACGGGCGTCCACCACGCGCGCGTGGAGCCCGGCCCCGATGACGTACTGACGCATGACAAGCCTCGACGGCGCCGCACATGAACTCGGGCGCTGCGGCCCTGGTCACGCCGGTACGTCCCCCCGTACCGGCACACGTCGAACCATCCACCGTGCACATGCCGCCAACGGCGGCACCCACCCCCGTCAAGGGAAGCGGGCTCTCAGACTCCCGCCCCCAGCACCGAGTTGATCTTCTGCGGGTCGCCGCAGACGATCAGCAGGGTGCCGGCTCGGCCGAGGGCCAGCGGCAGGGCCGTAGCGGCGGAAGCGTCGGGACCGCCGTTGACGGCGACGACGACCACGGGACGGGACGCGACCCGACCGGCGACGGACGCGTCGGCGTAGAAGACGTCGTCACCCGCGTCGTGCTGCGCCCAGTACGGGGCGTCGCCGAAGGACAACTCGTGCGCGGCCCACGGATGCGGATCGCCGGTGGTGATCACCAGCACCTCACCGGGGGCACGGCCCGTGTCGAGCAGCAGGTCGACCGCTTCCTCGGCGGCGTCCAGCGCCCCCTCGGCCGAGGCCGGGATCAGCTGGATCTGCGGAGTGGAGGAAGCGGCGGGGGCGGCCGGGGCGGACGACTCCGGCTTGGCCACAGGCGTGTCGCGCGGCGCACGTTGCGCCGGCGGCATCGGCCGGACGGCACTCGGACGACCGGGACGCGGCGGAGCCGCGGGACGGGGACCGGGTACGGGGCGGGGGGTCGGCGCGGTGCGGCCGTTGGCCGGAGTGGCGCGGGGACCCTGGGCACTCTCGTGAATCTGAGGCTCCTCGGGAATGAGAGGCA carries:
- a CDS encoding DUF4192 domain-containing protein codes for the protein MTNHSEAAGTSGNGDISGHDERGEGNEHGGHREDHAGGGAAGAGSGADGIPCAEHQVTLRTPAELADALPYLLGYRPEDSIVLVALHDRDGRGRFGGRARLGIPANEDDWPAVADQLAQGLIKGSERRGAPVESMVAFLCQDPRVNESGWEVMSRLRQLAQLLRTACGALDVPVVEALCISDNRWWSYVCPSEECCPSAGTPLGLPGTSVLAAAATYAGLQVRGSLKELRARLSPWETAAALEQESALNAVSVALIPRILDDESRADVADQTLELADRLMRRFADAPPLSGTLPADLRDDELLAHDEAATLILGLQDRGTRDRAAEWMEGDEAGPALRLWRALARRCVGAYGEHAAAPLTLAGWVAWSTGDELEAREALAMALGADPEYLFARLLHQACNEGLDPESIRRCLRKERADRGGAVAGSEAGAASVPRAGSDSPSDQTPAAPTRTVSRRRRRTRSTGSPISHPSRRPTGPGGTRRPRPATEGSTATDGRGRGGDSKGAPSRSRRGAGRRETRSDT
- a CDS encoding RecQ family ATP-dependent DNA helicase encodes the protein MTNEDLRTAADTVLARLVGAAAGDVRLREDQWRAIEALVADKRRALVVQRTGWGKSAVYFVATALLRERGAGPTVIVSPLLALMRNQVEAAARARIRARTINSSNTEEWDSIQHEVAAGEVDVLLVSPERLNNPDFRDQVLPKLAAATGLLVVDEAHCISDWGHDFRPDYRRLRTMLADLPPGVPVLATTATANARVTADVAEQLGTGGSTDALVLRGPLDRESLSLGVLRLPDAAHRMAWLAEHLGELPGSGIIYTLTVAAAEEVTAFLRQCGHPVASYTGKTENADRQQAEEDLLANRVKALVATSALGMGFDKPDLGFVVHLGSPSSPIAYYQQVGRAGRGVDHAEVLLLPGKEDEAIWQYFASIAFPPEEQVRRTLDALAQAGRPLSLPALEPLVELRRSRLETMLKVLDVDGAVHRVKGGWISTGATWTYDAERYAWVAKQRATEQQAMRDYVTTTGCRMEFLRRQLDDEGAAVCGRCDNCAGPRFADTVSPAALDSARGELGRAGVEVEPRKMWPTGLPSIGVDLKGRIPAGEQAATGRALGRLSDIGWGNRLRPMLAPQAPDGPVPDDVAKAVVGVLADWAKGPGGWAAGSPDAQPRPVGVVTMASHSRPRLIQSLGARIAEIGRLPLLGSLEYAAGVEAAPASRSNSTQRLKALDGALAVPPALAEALAEAQGPVLLVDDLTETGWTLAVAARMLRRTGAQGVLPLVLAVQA